A single genomic interval of Chitinophaga sp. 180180018-3 harbors:
- a CDS encoding MarR family winged helix-turn-helix transcriptional regulator, producing MTDTFVSNPSFFKLDATLKKLRNYWQKTFDAQQKDITVDQWLLVENLYKHKKTTHNELARNTSKDITTISRIIELLVKKQLVKREADVHDRRKVYLQLTPAGVEKYKDVKALVYEMRKIGWKSLTEADYAELTRILDTIYANIP from the coding sequence ATGACTGATACTTTCGTCAGTAATCCATCTTTTTTTAAGCTGGATGCTACGCTCAAAAAACTGCGTAACTATTGGCAAAAAACCTTCGATGCCCAACAGAAGGACATTACAGTGGATCAATGGCTGCTTGTAGAAAATCTTTACAAGCATAAAAAAACCACTCATAACGAGCTCGCCCGTAATACCTCCAAGGACATTACTACCATTTCCCGTATTATAGAATTACTGGTAAAGAAGCAATTGGTGAAGCGTGAGGCGGATGTACACGACCGCCGGAAAGTATACCTGCAGCTGACGCCTGCCGGAGTGGAAAAATATAAAGATGTGAAAGCCTTAGTATATGAAATGCGAAAGATCGGATGGAAATCTCTTACTGAGGCGGATTATGCTGAACTAACAAGGATACTGGATACTATTTATGCTAATATCCCCTAA
- a CDS encoding thiamine pyrophosphate-dependent enzyme yields the protein MFKDSTSVSTLKTPNSQWSAHTGELPELLHAWRLMCEAYSMAAVYEANRAICTYVHSTSRGHEAIQIATGLQLRPWDFVSPYYRDDSMLLAMGFTPYELMLQLLAKADDPFSAGRSYYSHPNNREPDKPQIPHQSSATGMQVIPATGIAQGLQYLEQIRSRLLKTGPAGELPVVICSLGDGSVTEGEVSEAWQFAALKQLPVIYLVQDNQWGISATAEEVRTTDAYEYAAGFKGLERMRVDGSDFTASYAAMEAAIAYVRQERKPILVQADVPLLGHHTSGVRKEWYRTNEDLARHMKEDPLPKLQALLEKHGVGTAELEEIRQTADADVQAAFDKALRAANPAPETVMTHVFASTPVTTERGERSPEGKGKVVMVDAALHAIEEIMQQYPEAILFGQDVGRRLGGVFREAATLGDKFGAHRVYNTAIQEAYIVGSTAGLSAVGVKPIVEIQFADYIYPGFNQLVTEISKSCYLSNGKYPVQTLIRIPIGAYGGGGPYHSGSVESTLLSIKGIKVVYPSNAADMKGLMKAAFLDPNPVVMLEHKGLYWSKVPGTQEAMTVEPAADYILPLGKAAVVQHAHPREVAQGDTVCIITYGMGVYWAKAAAKAFPGQVSIVDLRTLYPLDEALIFDMIKKHGKCLVLTEEQLSNSFAQALAGRIQQACFRWLDGPVFTLGALDLPAVPLNTELEAAMLPNRDKVEALLREVLGY from the coding sequence GTGTTTAAAGATAGCACAAGCGTTTCAACTTTAAAAACGCCAAATTCCCAATGGAGTGCTCACACAGGAGAATTGCCCGAGCTGCTCCATGCCTGGCGCCTGATGTGCGAGGCATATAGTATGGCTGCAGTATACGAAGCCAATCGGGCGATCTGCACATATGTTCACTCCACCTCCCGGGGACATGAAGCCATACAAATAGCCACAGGACTGCAATTACGGCCCTGGGACTTTGTAAGTCCGTATTACCGGGACGACAGTATGCTATTGGCCATGGGGTTTACTCCATATGAGCTGATGCTGCAATTGCTGGCCAAAGCAGACGATCCCTTTTCTGCCGGCCGTTCGTATTACAGTCACCCAAACAACCGGGAACCTGACAAACCTCAGATACCTCATCAGAGCAGTGCTACTGGTATGCAGGTGATACCTGCTACTGGCATTGCCCAGGGATTACAATACCTTGAACAGATACGATCCCGGTTACTGAAAACAGGCCCGGCGGGGGAACTGCCGGTTGTGATTTGTTCTCTTGGGGATGGTAGTGTAACGGAAGGAGAGGTAAGTGAAGCCTGGCAATTTGCAGCCTTGAAACAGCTGCCGGTTATTTACCTGGTGCAGGATAATCAGTGGGGGATCTCTGCTACGGCGGAAGAAGTACGCACGACGGACGCCTATGAGTATGCAGCAGGATTTAAGGGACTGGAGAGAATGCGGGTGGATGGCAGCGATTTTACGGCGAGTTATGCCGCCATGGAAGCAGCCATTGCTTATGTGCGGCAGGAGCGTAAACCCATACTGGTGCAGGCAGATGTGCCGTTGCTGGGGCATCATACTTCCGGAGTAAGGAAGGAATGGTACCGGACAAACGAAGATCTGGCAAGGCATATGAAGGAAGATCCCCTGCCTAAGCTCCAGGCGTTGCTCGAAAAGCATGGAGTAGGTACGGCGGAACTGGAGGAAATCCGGCAGACGGCCGATGCAGATGTGCAGGCTGCTTTTGATAAGGCCTTACGGGCGGCGAATCCGGCGCCGGAAACAGTAATGACCCATGTTTTTGCGTCCACACCGGTAACCACAGAACGGGGAGAACGCAGCCCTGAAGGAAAAGGGAAGGTGGTGATGGTAGATGCAGCCTTGCATGCCATAGAGGAAATCATGCAGCAATACCCGGAAGCAATCCTATTCGGACAGGATGTAGGACGCCGGTTGGGGGGCGTTTTCCGGGAGGCAGCTACCCTGGGAGATAAATTTGGTGCTCACCGCGTTTATAACACTGCCATACAGGAAGCGTATATCGTGGGTTCTACCGCAGGGCTTTCTGCAGTAGGGGTGAAACCTATTGTGGAGATCCAGTTTGCAGATTATATATACCCTGGATTTAACCAGCTGGTCACGGAGATTTCCAAATCGTGTTATCTGAGTAACGGAAAATATCCGGTACAGACGCTGATACGTATTCCCATTGGCGCTTACGGTGGGGGCGGGCCGTATCACTCCGGCAGTGTAGAATCCACGCTGCTGAGCATTAAAGGAATAAAGGTGGTATATCCTTCCAATGCGGCTGATATGAAGGGACTGATGAAGGCTGCTTTCCTTGATCCAAACCCGGTGGTGATGCTGGAACATAAAGGATTGTACTGGAGCAAAGTACCAGGTACGCAGGAGGCAATGACAGTGGAACCTGCGGCGGACTATATATTACCACTTGGTAAAGCAGCAGTTGTACAACATGCCCACCCGCGTGAGGTGGCGCAGGGCGATACCGTTTGCATTATCACCTACGGAATGGGCGTTTATTGGGCAAAGGCCGCTGCAAAAGCCTTTCCGGGACAGGTGAGTATCGTAGACCTGCGAACATTATACCCGTTGGATGAAGCGCTGATTTTTGACATGATAAAAAAGCATGGAAAATGTTTGGTGCTGACGGAGGAACAATTGAGTAATTCTTTTGCACAGGCATTAGCCGGGCGCATACAACAGGCTTGTTTTCGCTGGCTCGACGGACCAGTGTTTACCCTGGGAGCCCTTGATCTGCCGGCAGTTCCGCTGAATACAGAATTGGAGGCCGCCATGCTGCCTAATCGGGATAAGGTGGAAGCACTGTTGCGGGAAGTGCTTGGATATTAG
- a CDS encoding fumarylacetoacetate hydrolase family protein, which translates to MKIICVGRNYADHAKELKNEVPTEPVLFMKPKSALLQNGHPFYYPEFTNNLHYECELVLKVSKNGKHIQEKFADRYYDQISVGIDFTARDLQDQQKAKGLPWEIAKAFDNSALAGNFIPITPEMDKKDINFCLYKNKALAQSGNTQDLLFSFDFLVSYISRFFTLNIGDLIFTGTPAGVGPANIGDSFEAFIENDSLLEFTVK; encoded by the coding sequence ATGAAAATCATTTGCGTAGGCAGGAACTATGCCGATCATGCTAAAGAGTTGAAGAACGAAGTACCTACGGAGCCCGTATTGTTTATGAAACCCAAGAGCGCCCTGTTACAGAACGGTCACCCCTTTTATTATCCTGAATTTACCAATAACCTCCATTATGAATGTGAACTGGTACTGAAGGTCAGTAAAAACGGTAAGCATATACAAGAGAAATTTGCCGACAGGTACTACGATCAGATCTCTGTGGGTATCGACTTTACGGCCCGTGATCTGCAGGATCAGCAGAAGGCCAAAGGGTTACCCTGGGAAATTGCGAAAGCATTCGACAATTCTGCGCTGGCAGGCAATTTTATTCCTATTACCCCCGAAATGGACAAAAAGGATATCAATTTCTGTCTTTATAAAAACAAAGCATTGGCCCAATCGGGAAATACACAGGATTTGCTGTTTTCTTTCGATTTTCTCGTATCCTATATCTCCCGGTTCTTTACACTGAATATAGGCGATCTCATTTTTACGGGTACTCCTGCAGGAGTGGGACCAGCGAATATAGGCGACAGTTTTGAAGCTTTTATTGAGAACGACAGTTTGCTGGAGTTCACGGTGAAATAG
- a CDS encoding Gfo/Idh/MocA family oxidoreductase yields the protein MLKIGLFGVGHLGKIHLSQLATMKDVEVIGFYDPSNNNAASISEQYNVPRFASAEELIQASDAIDIVAPTTMHFKLCELAIRNGKHIFVEKPMTNTMEEAKTLVKLVDEANIKFQVGHVERFNPAYLALKGYDLKPMFIEVHRLAEFNPRGTDVSVILDLMIHDIDIVLSIVKSTVSRISASGVAVMSDTPDIANVRIEFHNGCVANLTSSRISLKKMRKMRLFQKDAYIGIDFLDKKTEIIKLKTPEDEGLFTLDIETNSGKKTIAIDNPEIKQSNAIRMELEMFRDSILQNKPVAVNAIDGLQAMDVAHQILAKMKN from the coding sequence ATGCTCAAAATAGGACTCTTTGGAGTAGGACATTTAGGTAAGATACACCTCTCTCAACTGGCCACCATGAAAGACGTAGAAGTGATCGGCTTCTATGATCCCAGCAACAACAACGCTGCCAGCATTTCCGAGCAATATAATGTTCCGCGCTTTGCTTCCGCAGAAGAGCTGATACAGGCCTCCGATGCCATCGATATCGTGGCGCCCACCACCATGCACTTCAAACTATGTGAACTTGCCATCCGCAATGGCAAACACATATTTGTGGAAAAACCCATGACCAATACCATGGAGGAAGCCAAAACCCTGGTAAAACTGGTGGATGAAGCCAATATCAAATTCCAGGTAGGACATGTGGAGCGATTCAATCCCGCTTACCTGGCCCTCAAAGGATATGACCTGAAACCCATGTTCATAGAGGTGCACCGCCTGGCCGAATTCAACCCGCGAGGTACCGATGTCAGCGTGATCCTCGATCTGATGATTCACGACATCGACATTGTGCTGAGCATCGTAAAATCAACGGTAAGCCGCATTTCTGCCAGTGGCGTTGCCGTAATGAGCGATACCCCGGATATTGCCAACGTAAGAATCGAATTCCATAACGGCTGCGTCGCTAATCTGACCTCCAGCCGCATCTCCCTGAAGAAAATGCGTAAAATGCGCCTTTTCCAGAAAGATGCCTATATCGGAATCGATTTCCTCGACAAGAAAACCGAGATCATTAAACTCAAAACACCGGAAGACGAAGGACTTTTCACACTGGACATCGAAACCAACAGCGGGAAGAAAACCATCGCCATCGATAATCCGGAAATCAAACAGTCGAACGCGATACGAATGGAACTGGAAATGTTCCGCGACAGCATCCTGCAAAACAAACCAGTGGCGGTAAACGCCATCGACGGCTTGCAGGCGATGGATGTAGCGCATCAGATTTTAGCGAAGATGAAAAATTAA
- a CDS encoding ribose-phosphate pyrophosphokinase, which yields MQPSVKIFTGNSNPALAEKIAKKYGKGLNGGLGKVKIQKFSDGEIQPVFLESIRGDYVFLIQGTSAPSDNLLELLLMIDAAKRASAGYITAVIPYFGYARQDRKDKPRVAIGSKLVANLLTSAGANRVITMDLHAPQIQGFFDIPVDHLDSSAIFIPYIENLKLENLTFASPDVGSTNRVREVASYFNAEMVICDKHRKRANEIASMVVIGDVTNRDIVLIDDICDTAGTLSKAANLLMEKGARSVRAFCTHPVFSGNAYENIEKSVLEEMVVCDTIPIKPQAPGSKIKVISVAELFAVAIRNMHENKSITSLFIHSHRRGD from the coding sequence ATGCAACCTTCAGTAAAAATCTTCACAGGTAACAGTAATCCGGCATTAGCCGAAAAAATTGCCAAAAAATATGGCAAAGGTCTTAATGGCGGTCTTGGTAAAGTAAAGATCCAGAAATTCAGTGACGGCGAAATACAGCCCGTTTTCCTGGAGAGTATCCGTGGTGACTATGTTTTTCTCATTCAGGGTACCAGCGCTCCTTCGGATAACCTGCTGGAACTGCTGCTGATGATAGACGCCGCCAAAAGGGCTTCCGCCGGTTATATCACCGCTGTGATCCCTTATTTCGGCTATGCGCGCCAGGACAGGAAAGATAAACCCCGTGTAGCGATCGGATCGAAACTGGTAGCCAACCTGCTGACTTCTGCAGGTGCTAACAGGGTGATTACCATGGATTTGCATGCTCCGCAGATACAGGGATTCTTCGATATCCCGGTAGATCACCTGGATAGTTCTGCGATTTTTATTCCTTATATAGAGAATTTAAAGCTGGAAAATCTTACCTTTGCGTCCCCTGACGTAGGTAGTACCAATAGGGTACGTGAAGTAGCCAGCTACTTTAATGCAGAGATGGTTATCTGTGATAAACATCGTAAGCGTGCCAACGAGATTGCATCGATGGTAGTGATCGGAGATGTAACTAACCGGGACATCGTGCTCATTGACGATATTTGTGATACAGCCGGTACGCTGTCGAAGGCCGCTAATCTCCTCATGGAAAAAGGCGCCAGAAGTGTGCGCGCATTTTGTACGCATCCCGTTTTCAGCGGAAATGCCTACGAAAACATCGAAAAATCCGTACTGGAGGAAATGGTAGTATGTGATACTATTCCCATTAAACCACAGGCTCCGGGTTCCAAGATCAAGGTGATCTCTGTTGCAGAGCTTTTCGCGGTAGCTATCCGCAATATGCACGAAAACAAGTCTATCACCAGCCTGTTCATTCACAGCCATCGCAGAGGCGATTGA
- a CDS encoding 50S ribosomal protein L25, producing MKTITVEGQLRSEFGKKATRQIRSEEQVPCVIYGGAETVNFSAPAKAFKNLVYTDAFQLAEIKLGDKTYKCVLKDLQFDVVTDELAHLDFLELVDDKKVTVTLPIKLVGQSVGVKAGGKLVSKLKALKVKALPKDLVETIEVNIDNLELNANIRVEDVKIEGVEITNSPRIPIASVVMTRQLRQEEATAEKDAKKK from the coding sequence ATGAAAACAATAACCGTAGAAGGACAACTCAGGAGCGAATTCGGCAAAAAAGCCACCCGCCAGATCCGTTCTGAGGAACAAGTGCCTTGTGTTATTTACGGGGGTGCGGAAACTGTAAATTTTTCAGCTCCTGCAAAAGCATTTAAGAACCTGGTATACACTGACGCTTTCCAGCTGGCAGAGATCAAACTGGGCGACAAAACTTACAAATGTGTATTGAAGGATCTACAGTTTGATGTAGTGACTGACGAACTGGCTCATCTCGATTTCCTGGAACTGGTAGATGACAAGAAAGTAACCGTTACACTGCCTATCAAACTGGTTGGTCAGTCTGTAGGTGTTAAAGCTGGTGGTAAGCTGGTTAGCAAACTGAAAGCACTGAAAGTAAAAGCTTTGCCTAAAGATCTGGTTGAAACTATCGAAGTTAACATCGACAACCTGGAACTGAATGCTAACATCCGCGTAGAAGACGTGAAAATTGAAGGTGTTGAAATCACTAACTCTCCACGTATTCCTATCGCTTCTGTGGTAATGACCCGTCAGCTGCGTCAGGAAGAAGCTACTGCTGAAAAAGACGCTAAGAAGAAATAA
- the radC gene encoding DNA repair protein RadC has translation MFVNVNPAPHLAICRWPENEQPREKLMTNGANALSDAELLAILLNTGHKSKSAVELATEILRLVHNNLSELGKVNLRQLKKLRGMGCAKAVTVLAAMELARRKQAGQVHRKTIIRCGADAALFFKPLLADQPHESFHVMYLSHANKVLKSHCLSVGGMTSTIVDPRIVFREALEVNATKLLLCHNHPSGSLHPSDADIRITKKIREGSRLLDMEVIDHIIVSETGYYSLAEEGMI, from the coding sequence ATGTTTGTTAATGTTAACCCGGCTCCTCACCTGGCTATATGTCGCTGGCCAGAAAATGAACAGCCCAGAGAAAAATTAATGACTAATGGCGCCAATGCACTGAGCGATGCAGAATTGTTGGCCATACTCCTGAACACCGGGCATAAAAGTAAATCGGCTGTGGAGCTGGCAACGGAAATATTGCGCCTGGTACACAACAACCTTTCTGAATTAGGGAAAGTCAACCTCCGGCAATTGAAAAAACTGCGCGGAATGGGCTGTGCCAAAGCTGTTACCGTGCTTGCGGCCATGGAACTGGCCCGCAGGAAGCAGGCAGGGCAGGTTCACCGGAAAACCATTATCCGATGTGGTGCAGATGCCGCTCTTTTTTTTAAGCCCCTGCTTGCCGACCAGCCACATGAGTCGTTTCATGTGATGTACCTGAGCCACGCCAACAAAGTACTCAAAAGCCATTGCCTCAGTGTTGGAGGGATGACCAGCACTATCGTGGATCCGCGGATTGTCTTCCGCGAAGCCCTGGAAGTAAATGCCACCAAGCTGTTGCTGTGCCATAATCATCCCTCTGGCAGTCTTCATCCCAGCGATGCAGATATCAGGATCACCAAAAAGATACGCGAAGGAAGCCGCCTTCTCGACATGGAGGTAATAGACCATATTATCGTTTCAGAAACAGGGTATTACAGCCTTGCAGAAGAAGGGATGATATAA
- the pth gene encoding aminoacyl-tRNA hydrolase, whose product MKYLIVGLGNIGEEYRHTRHNIGFDVADAFAARHKAVFNNDRLADVAECKWKGKSFIVIKPTTYMNLSGRAVKYWLDKEKIPVENMLVIVDDLALPLDVMRVRPGGSDAGHNGLKSIQESLATNQYPRLRFGIGNSYPKGRQVEFVLGKWKNTEEPVVQEKIEKSAEIIESFASIGIARTMNDCNKLTFPAVK is encoded by the coding sequence ATGAAGTATTTAATCGTTGGTCTTGGTAACATTGGAGAGGAATACCGGCATACCCGTCATAATATAGGTTTTGATGTGGCGGATGCTTTTGCTGCCAGGCATAAGGCTGTTTTTAATAACGACCGGTTGGCGGATGTGGCGGAGTGTAAATGGAAAGGGAAGAGTTTCATTGTTATCAAGCCTACTACTTATATGAATCTGAGTGGCCGGGCTGTTAAATACTGGCTGGATAAGGAAAAGATACCAGTAGAAAATATGCTGGTGATCGTAGACGATCTGGCACTTCCACTGGATGTGATGCGGGTACGCCCGGGGGGCAGTGATGCGGGGCATAATGGACTGAAAAGTATTCAGGAATCCTTAGCCACCAATCAGTATCCCCGGTTGCGTTTCGGTATTGGCAACAGCTATCCTAAAGGACGGCAGGTTGAGTTTGTGCTGGGAAAATGGAAAAATACAGAGGAACCGGTTGTGCAGGAGAAGATTGAAAAAAGCGCTGAAATTATTGAAAGCTTTGCCAGCATTGGCATTGCACGTACTATGAACGACTGTAACAAGTTGACCTTCCCGGCTGTGAAGTAA
- a CDS encoding RagB/SusD family nutrient uptake outer membrane protein translates to MKKTNAYISAALLALGMSACTKLDEKPYSEIIGKQFYNTREEVMSAVLRPFTHANAWAAPTGQTGYWRLQELSADQLAWPQKGRHGYDGGNWIRLHRHQWIANDDNAWNPWRLMFWGMGFCNNTIHDLADVDFKKLGMTDADKASIIAETKVLRAWHYLKLMDLYGNIPIVTEVGTPASPATKPRKEVFAFIEKELKENVENLQPLSPAMLGRVSKAAGYCMLAELYLNAQEWSGTARWDDCITYCNKIIAGDGGSLSGSIPALEPDIQRAFANTNSTSPEVLFQIAYDFRNGNFRFGWEGDFWHYRERQIYNADRDGNNGIVVIPTAYDAFKDNDLRKQKWMLIGPQKKDPALRQNVGDSLVLGTEEYNNKPLVFVKEIRRNSEGETGPGGMTRGEENSGARFAKYLPGAQSDPNYWGNDFVLYRLTEIYFNKAEAIMRKSGGVASQEAVDLINTCKRRAFLPADWQLEAYTTTSLTMDELLAERGREFIFEGKRRTDLIRFGKFATATWWDHQPSGDKYKLFPIPFKQTSINPNLVQNPGY, encoded by the coding sequence ATGAAAAAAACAAACGCATATATCAGTGCAGCCCTGCTGGCCCTCGGAATGAGCGCCTGCACCAAGCTGGACGAAAAACCATACAGCGAAATAATAGGGAAACAATTTTATAATACCCGGGAAGAAGTAATGTCCGCAGTACTCCGTCCTTTTACTCACGCCAATGCCTGGGCAGCGCCCACCGGCCAAACCGGCTACTGGCGTCTGCAGGAGCTTTCGGCCGACCAGCTGGCATGGCCCCAGAAAGGCCGCCACGGCTACGATGGTGGTAACTGGATCCGCCTGCACCGGCATCAATGGATCGCTAACGACGATAACGCCTGGAACCCCTGGCGCCTGATGTTCTGGGGCATGGGCTTCTGTAACAATACTATCCACGATCTGGCCGATGTTGACTTCAAAAAACTGGGCATGACAGATGCAGATAAAGCCTCTATCATCGCTGAAACCAAAGTGCTGCGCGCCTGGCACTACCTGAAACTGATGGACCTGTACGGCAATATCCCAATCGTAACAGAAGTAGGTACACCGGCCAGTCCCGCCACCAAACCGCGGAAAGAAGTATTCGCCTTCATCGAAAAAGAGCTGAAGGAAAATGTGGAAAACTTACAACCGCTTTCCCCCGCTATGCTCGGCCGCGTGAGCAAAGCCGCCGGATACTGTATGCTGGCAGAACTGTACCTCAACGCACAGGAATGGTCCGGCACTGCACGCTGGGACGATTGTATCACCTATTGCAATAAAATCATCGCCGGCGATGGCGGTTCCCTCAGTGGCAGCATCCCTGCCCTGGAACCAGATATCCAGCGCGCTTTCGCAAATACCAATAGCACTTCTCCGGAAGTCCTCTTCCAGATCGCCTACGATTTCCGGAATGGTAACTTCCGCTTTGGATGGGAAGGCGATTTCTGGCACTACCGCGAACGCCAGATCTATAACGCTGATCGCGATGGTAACAACGGTATCGTTGTCATCCCAACCGCCTACGATGCGTTCAAAGACAACGACCTGCGCAAACAGAAATGGATGCTGATCGGACCTCAGAAAAAAGATCCCGCACTGCGCCAGAATGTTGGCGACAGCCTCGTACTCGGCACAGAAGAATATAACAACAAACCGCTCGTTTTTGTAAAAGAAATCCGCAGAAACTCAGAAGGCGAAACAGGTCCGGGTGGAATGACCCGTGGCGAAGAAAACAGCGGCGCCCGTTTTGCCAAATATCTCCCGGGCGCACAAAGCGATCCGAACTACTGGGGCAACGACTTTGTATTATACCGCCTTACAGAGATATATTTCAACAAAGCAGAAGCTATTATGCGGAAAAGTGGCGGTGTGGCGTCCCAGGAAGCAGTAGATCTGATCAACACCTGCAAAAGACGCGCTTTCCTGCCGGCAGACTGGCAACTGGAGGCCTACACAACTACCAGCCTCACCATGGACGAGTTACTGGCTGAAAGAGGCCGCGAATTCATCTTTGAAGGGAAACGCCGTACTGATCTGATCCGCTTTGGCAAATTCGCCACTGCTACCTGGTGGGATCACCAACCCTCCGGAGATAAGTATAAACTGTTCCCGATCCCATTCAAACAAACCAGTATCAATCCGAATCTGGTTCAGAATCCGGGATACTAA
- a CDS encoding 2-C-methyl-D-erythritol 4-phosphate cytidylyltransferase, whose amino-acid sequence MEYRKVAIIVAGGSGTRMQSAVPKQFMPLAGKPVLYHTIAAFAASFPDMEIVLVLPEAHFTFANQLLTYFEQPPALTFVKGGETRFHSVKNGLQEVKGPAVVFVHDGVRPLVSPALVRSCYEGAIHHGSAIPVIEMKDSIREITNAGNIAVNRDHYRIIQTPQTFLSDLILPAFELPYDPLFTDEATVVERLGHPVHLIPGEEANIKITKPVDFIIAETLVREIKN is encoded by the coding sequence ATGGAATACCGAAAAGTTGCCATCATCGTTGCCGGAGGTTCCGGCACCCGTATGCAAAGTGCTGTACCCAAGCAATTTATGCCTTTGGCCGGTAAACCGGTCCTATACCATACTATCGCAGCTTTTGCGGCATCATTTCCTGATATGGAGATTGTGCTGGTGCTTCCTGAAGCCCATTTTACATTTGCGAATCAGTTGTTGACTTACTTTGAGCAGCCACCAGCCCTGACTTTTGTGAAGGGTGGAGAAACGCGTTTTCATTCAGTGAAAAATGGATTGCAGGAAGTGAAAGGCCCGGCTGTAGTGTTTGTACATGACGGTGTACGGCCGCTGGTGTCTCCTGCGTTGGTGCGTTCCTGTTATGAGGGTGCAATACATCACGGAAGTGCTATTCCGGTGATAGAAATGAAAGATAGTATAAGGGAGATAACTAACGCCGGGAATATTGCGGTGAACCGGGATCATTACCGCATCATCCAAACTCCGCAGACATTCCTTTCCGACCTGATCCTGCCTGCATTTGAACTGCCTTACGACCCGCTGTTTACTGATGAGGCAACTGTGGTGGAACGGCTGGGACATCCTGTACATCTGATACCGGGTGAAGAAGCAAATATCAAGATTACAAAGCCGGTGGATTTTATCATTGCGGAAACGCTGGTGAGAGAAATTAAGAATTAG